One window of the Devosia sp. 2618 genome contains the following:
- the mmsB gene encoding multiple monosaccharide ABC transporter permease: MTIETAPSGTTAGEPVKVQELSVWGALKANMRDYGLLLALILIMLFFQYFTAGVLFKPVNLTNIILQNSYIIVMALGMLLVIVAGHIDLSVGSVSGFVGALAAMLMVGWRFPPELAFLANPFVAGAICIVVGAIIGAAQGYLIAYHKIPSFIVTLAGMLIFKGLSLAILAGKSVGPFPAEFQLLSAGFIPDVIGPTTLVAASDGVQPIVLHTTTMVIAIVAIVAMVFMSIRGRARRKARGYESEPFGLFVAKNVVIAALVLFFCYMLASYRGLPNVLVVMGILIALFVFITKRMTFGRRIYALGGNLKAAALSGIKTERMTFYVFAIMGALAALAGMIYAARLNSATPKAGQGLELDVIAAVFIGGASALGGVGAVAGAVIGAFIMGVMNNGMSIMGVNIDWQQMIKGVVLLAAVFFDLYNKNRG, translated from the coding sequence ATGACCATAGAAACAGCCCCGTCGGGCACGACTGCCGGCGAGCCGGTCAAGGTCCAGGAACTCAGTGTCTGGGGCGCGCTCAAGGCCAATATGCGGGACTATGGCCTGCTGCTGGCGCTGATCCTGATCATGCTGTTTTTCCAGTATTTTACAGCCGGCGTGCTGTTCAAGCCGGTGAACCTGACCAATATCATCCTGCAGAACAGCTACATCATCGTGATGGCGCTGGGCATGCTGCTGGTGATTGTCGCCGGCCATATCGATCTGTCCGTCGGCTCGGTCTCCGGGTTCGTCGGCGCTCTGGCCGCCATGTTGATGGTGGGCTGGCGCTTCCCGCCCGAGCTGGCGTTCCTCGCCAACCCGTTTGTCGCCGGTGCGATCTGCATCGTGGTCGGCGCCATTATCGGGGCGGCACAGGGATACCTGATCGCCTATCACAAGATCCCGTCCTTCATCGTGACGCTGGCCGGCATGCTGATCTTCAAGGGTCTGTCGCTGGCCATTCTCGCCGGTAAGTCGGTTGGTCCATTCCCGGCTGAATTCCAGCTGCTGTCGGCAGGCTTTATCCCCGACGTGATCGGGCCGACGACGCTGGTTGCGGCCAGCGATGGCGTACAGCCAATCGTGCTGCACACTACGACCATGGTCATCGCCATCGTCGCGATTGTCGCCATGGTGTTCATGTCGATCCGTGGTCGCGCCCGCCGCAAGGCACGCGGTTACGAGAGCGAGCCGTTTGGCCTGTTCGTCGCCAAGAACGTGGTGATCGCGGCACTCGTGCTGTTCTTCTGCTACATGCTGGCATCCTATCGCGGCCTGCCAAACGTGCTGGTCGTGATGGGCATCCTGATCGCGCTCTTTGTGTTCATCACCAAGCGCATGACCTTTGGTCGCCGCATCTATGCTCTGGGCGGTAACCTCAAGGCGGCAGCGCTGTCGGGGATCAAGACAGAACGCATGACGTTTTACGTCTTCGCCATCATGGGCGCGCTGGCCGCTTTGGCCGGCATGATCTATGCGGCTCGCCTCAACTCGGCGACGCCAAAGGCTGGTCAGGGTCTCGAACTCGACGTGATCGCGGCCGTGTTCATCGGCGGTGCCTCGGCACTGGGCGGCGTGGGCGCGGTGGCGGGTGCCGTGATCGGCGCGTTCATCATGGGTGTGATGAACAACGGCATGTCGATCATGGGCGT
- the mmsA gene encoding multiple monosaccharide ABC transporter ATP-binding protein has protein sequence MTNTILEMRGITKTFPGVKALSDVNLTVREAEIHAIVGENGAGKSTLMKVLSGVYPAGSYDGQIIYKGEEQHFKSIRDSEHKGIVIIHQELALVPLLSIAENIFLGNEQAKGGVIDWDETRDGARKLLGMVGLTEDPDTLVTNIGVGKQQLVEIAKALSKSVQLLILDEPTASLSEKDSAALLELLMEFRKQGITSILISHKLNEISKVADRITVIRDGRSIETLNKEDISEDRIITLMVGRSLDDRYPPRTPKIGEVVFEVKNWNVFHPQHRERQVINNVNINIRQGEVVGIAGLMGSGRTEFAMSVFGKSYGQKISGEVYVHGKKVDTSNVRRAVDQGLAYATEDRKTYGLNLIDHIKHNTTIANLAGISKVGVIDDLHEMDVANEYRKKTNIRSSSVYQVTGNLSGGNQQKVVLSKWLFSNPDVLILDEPTRGIDVGAKYEIYTIINQLAAQGKAVLVISSEMPELLGITDRVYVMNEGRIVGEMPTSEASQEKIMRAIVRAEGKAS, from the coding sequence ATGACCAACACCATTCTGGAGATGCGCGGCATCACCAAGACTTTCCCCGGTGTCAAAGCCCTTTCGGACGTGAACCTGACGGTTCGCGAGGCCGAAATTCACGCTATTGTGGGTGAGAACGGCGCCGGCAAATCCACCTTGATGAAAGTGTTGAGCGGGGTTTATCCCGCTGGCTCTTATGATGGGCAGATCATCTACAAGGGCGAAGAACAGCACTTCAAATCCATTCGCGACAGCGAGCACAAGGGCATCGTGATCATCCATCAGGAGCTGGCTCTGGTGCCGCTCCTGTCGATCGCGGAGAACATTTTTCTCGGCAACGAACAGGCCAAGGGTGGCGTGATCGACTGGGATGAAACCCGCGACGGCGCGCGCAAGCTGCTGGGCATGGTTGGCCTGACCGAAGACCCCGATACGCTGGTGACCAACATTGGCGTCGGCAAGCAGCAGCTGGTGGAAATCGCCAAGGCGCTGAGCAAGTCGGTGCAGCTGCTCATTCTCGATGAGCCCACGGCCAGCCTCTCCGAAAAGGACAGTGCGGCGCTGCTCGAACTGCTGATGGAATTCCGCAAGCAGGGCATTACCTCGATCCTGATCAGCCACAAGCTGAACGAGATTTCCAAGGTAGCCGACCGCATCACGGTGATCCGTGACGGGCGCAGCATCGAGACGCTGAACAAGGAAGATATTTCCGAAGACCGCATCATCACGCTGATGGTGGGCCGGTCGCTGGACGATCGCTATCCACCCCGCACGCCAAAGATCGGCGAAGTGGTGTTTGAGGTGAAGAACTGGAACGTGTTCCACCCGCAGCACCGCGAACGGCAGGTGATCAACAACGTCAACATCAACATCCGTCAGGGTGAAGTGGTTGGCATTGCCGGGCTGATGGGGTCGGGGCGTACCGAGTTCGCGATGAGCGTGTTCGGCAAGTCCTATGGCCAGAAAATCAGCGGCGAAGTCTATGTGCACGGCAAAAAGGTCGACACGTCGAACGTGCGGCGCGCGGTGGATCAGGGGCTGGCTTATGCCACCGAAGATCGCAAGACTTATGGTCTGAACCTGATCGACCACATCAAGCACAACACGACCATTGCCAACCTTGCCGGTATTTCCAAGGTTGGGGTGATCGACGATCTGCACGAAATGGACGTCGCCAACGAGTATCGCAAGAAAACCAATATCCGCTCGTCGAGCGTCTATCAGGTGACGGGCAATCTCAGCGGCGGCAACCAGCAGAAGGTGGTGCTCAGCAAGTGGCTGTTCTCCAATCCGGACGTGCTGATCCTGGATGAACCGACGCGCGGTATCGACGTTGGCGCCAAGTACGAAATCTACACCATCATCAATCAGCTCGCGGCTCAGGGCAAAGCAGTGCTCGTCATTTCCTCGGAAATGCCGGAACTGCTGGGCATCACCGACCGCGTTTACGTAATGAACGAAGGCCGCATCGTGGGCGAAATGCCGACCAGCGAAGCGAGCCAGGAAAAGATCATGCGCGCCATTGTTCGCGCTGAAGGGAAGGCATCATGA